A single region of the Zonotrichia leucophrys gambelii isolate GWCS_2022_RI chromosome 9, RI_Zleu_2.0, whole genome shotgun sequence genome encodes:
- the FARSB gene encoding phenylalanine--tRNA ligase beta subunit: protein MPTVSVKRELLFQALGRSYTDEEFDELCFEFGLELDEITSEKDIISKEKGEEKAKGASDVVLYKIDVPANRYDLLCLEGLVRGLQVFKERINLPRFEKIIPAEGEGQRLIITEQTAQVRPHAVAAVLRNITLTKDRYDSFIDLQEKLHQNICRKRALVAIGTHDLDTITGPFTYTAKAPSEIKFKPLNQSQEYTASQIMDLYRTDSHLRHYLPLIENKPRYPVIYDSNGVVLSMPPIINGDHTKITLNTRNVFIECTGTDITKAKIVLDIIVTMFSEYCEKPFTVEAVEVVYPNGKTHIYPELAYRTEKVKPEYINKKVGISETPSSLAKLLTRMCLKSHVTGNGNHLEVEIPPTRADIIHACDIVEDAAIAYGYNNIQMLIPKTYTIANQLPLNKLAELLRLDLAAAGFTEALTFALCSQEDIADKLRTDISATNAVRIANPKTAEFQVARTTLLPGLLKTIAANRKMPLPLKLFEISDIVVKDPNAEVGARNYRHLCAIYYNKSPGFEIIHGLLDRVMQVLEVPPNEENGYTIKAAEGSAFFPGRCAEVFAKGQSIGKLGVVHPDVITKFELTMPCSVLEINIEPFV, encoded by the exons ATGCCGACCGTCAGCGTGAAGCGGGAGCTGCTGTTCCAGGCGCTGGGCAGGAGCTACA CGGATGAAGAATTTGATGAACTTTGCTTTGAGTTTGGTTTGGAGCTTGATGAAATT ACATCTGAGAAGGACATTATAAGTAAAGAAAAGGGTGAAGAAAAGGCCAAGGGGGCCTCTGATGTCGTTCTCTATAAAATTGACGTTCCTGCCAACCGCTATGATCTGCTTTGCCTGGAAGGGTTGGTCCGAGGACTGCAGGTTTTTAAGGAAAG gATAAATCTCCCTAGGTTTGAAAAGATAATACCAGCTGAAGGTGAAGGTCAGAGGCTGATTATCACTGAACAG ACTGCCCAGGTCCGGCCTCACGCTGTGGCTGCCGTCCTGCGGAACATAACTCTCACCAAGGACCGCTACGACAGCTTCATTGACCTCCAGGAGAAGCTGCACCAGAATATCTGCAG GAAAAGAGCATTAGTAGCAATAGGTACCCATGACTTGGACACCATCACTGGTCCATTTACTTATACAGCCAAAGCAccttctgaaattaaatttaagcCCTTGAATCAATCCCAGGAGTACACAGCCTCACAAATCATGGATCTCTATAGG ACTGACAGCCACCTTCGGCACTACCTGCCCCTGATTGAAAACAAGCCACGTTACCCTGTCATTTATGACAGCAACGGGGTTGTTCTGTCCATGCCACCAATCATCAATG GAGATCATACAAAAATAACGCTAAATACCAGAAATGTGTTTATTGAATGTACAGGCACAGATATTACCAAG GCAAAAATTGTTCTTGATATTATAGTCACGATGTTCAGTGAATATTGTGAGAAGCCATTCAC tgTTGAAGCAGTAGAAGTGGTTTATCCCAATGGGAAGACCCACATCTATCCG GAGCTGGCTTATCGAACAGAGAAGGTGAAACCTGAATACATTAACAAGAAAGTAGGAATCAG tgaaACTCCATCAAGCCTGGCAAAGCTGCTGACTAGGATGTGTTTGAAGTCCCACGTCACAGGGAATGGGAACCATCTAGAGGTTGAAATCCCTCCTACCAGAGCAGACATTATCCATGCCTGTGATATCGTAGAAGATGCAGCAATAGCTTATGGTTATAACAACATTCAGATGCTGATCCCGAAAACGTACACCATAGCTAATCAA cTCCCCCTCAATAAGCTTGCAGAACTTCTGAGGCTGGACTTGGCAGCTGCTGGATTCACTGAAGCACTCACTTTTGCCCTG TGTTCTCAAGAAGATATTGCAGATAAACTTCGCACGGACATCTCTGCAACAAACGCCGTGCGCAtagcaaaccccaaaacagcagAATTTCAG GTGGCACGTACAACCCTCCTTCCTGGGCTGCTGAAAACTATTGCTGCCAACAGAAAGATGCCCTTGCCTCTCAAACTCTTTGAGATTTCTGACATTGTAGTAAAAGATCCTAATGCAG AGGTAGGGGCAAGAAACTACAGACATTTATGTGCTATATATTACAACAAAAGCCCAGGCTTTGAGATCATCCATGGTTTGCTGGACAGAGTCATGCAGGTCCTGGAAGTACCACCAAATGAAGAGAATGGCTACACCATCAAGGCAGCTGAAG
- the MOGAT1 gene encoding 2-acylglycerol O-acyltransferase 1: MKVEFAPINIPLKRRIQTVAVLQWIFSFLLLAEFCCGFFVILILGNFWFLAVLYLLWLYLDWGTPCAGGRRSHWVRSWTVWKYFREYFPIHLIKTSELNPNHNYLLGFHPHGVLVAGAFGNFCTDPPFKNLFPGLTPYLHIMPIWFGCPFFREYIMSAGMVSASKESVSHVLSNKGGGHASVIVIGGAEESLNAHPGSLTLNILKRKGFIKMALKHGAHLVPVFSFGENELFKQVANPKGSWLRNVQEKLQKIMGFALPLFHARGVFQYSFGLIPYRQPIHTVVGSPIPVKQNLNPTTEEIDQLHALYLQKLKKLFEEHKGNYGIPAHKSLIFE; this comes from the exons ATGAAGGTCGAGTTTGCCCCCATCAATATCCCCCTAAAGAGGAGGATCCAGACAGTCGCCGTTCTGCAGTGgatcttctccttcctcctgctgg CAGAGTTTTGCTGTGGATTCTTTGTGATCCTGATCCTGGGCAACTTCTGGTTCCTTGCTGTCCTGTACCTGCTGTGGCTGTACCTTGACTGGGGAACACCATGTGCTGGGGGCAGGCGGTCCCACTGGGTCAGGAGCTGGACTGTCTGGAAGTACTTCAGAGAATACTTCCCCATTCAT CTTATAAAAACTTCAGAACTGAACCCAAATCACAACTACTTACTTGGCTTTCACCCTCATGGGGTCCTGGTTGCTGGAGCCTTCGGAAACTTTTGCACTGATCCTCCtttcaaaaatttatttcctggCCTTACTCCATATCTCCATATCATGCCCATCTGGTTTGGCTGTCCCTTCTTCAGAGAATACATAATGAGTGCTG GAATGGTTTCTGCATCCAAGGAAAGTGTCTCCCATGTGCTGAGCAATAAAGGAGGTGGCCATGCATCTGTCATTGTCATTGGAGGAGCAGAGGAATCTCTGAATGCACATCCTGGAAGTCTCACCTTGAACATCCTCAAGAGGAAGGGCTTTATTAAAATGGCCCTGAAACATGG GGCTCATCTGGTCCCAGTGTTTTCCTTTGGTGAAAATGAACTGTTCAAGCAGGTTGCAAACCCCAAAGGTTCATGGCTCAGGAATGTGCAGGAGAAGTTGCAAAAGATAATGGGCTTTGCTTTGCCACTGTTTCATGCTAGAGGAGTATTCCAATACAGTTTTGGCTTAATACCTTACAGGCAACCTATTCACACTGTTG TGGGAAGCCCCATCCCTGTAAAACAGAACTTGAACCCCACCACTGAAGAGATTGATCAGCTCCATGCATTGTATCTACAGAaactaaagaaattatttgaagaaCACAAAGGCAATTATGGCATCCCTGCACATAAATCTCTCATCTTCGAGTAG